In one window of Frigoriglobus tundricola DNA:
- a CDS encoding GNAT family N-acetyltransferase, which yields MPPFVVSRAASHELLPACRILFEGRAEHSRDYLLAEGGASGLFVARAASGRLHAAALVESLSGALGVALVPRGDSPAVVDAVAAAGCAWLRERGVKVCQAFVAEREEAEAAALARHGFRPVTQLAYLRRAVGPSFGAPTPPVLWHPWPSEPTREHTDLLLATHDGTLDCPEMNDTRTPEEIVGGFRPTDVANRSWWSAADAGGAVGVLLLVGGPDCALEVSYLGLAPGARGRGLAGSLLRFADDVARLMGRRELSVSVDVRNAPAMKLYARHGFVEYDRRGVWLAHFLVPESVTD from the coding sequence ATGCCGCCTTTCGTCGTATCACGGGCCGCTTCTCACGAGCTGCTACCGGCGTGCCGCATCCTCTTCGAGGGCCGCGCGGAGCACTCGCGCGACTATTTGCTCGCCGAGGGGGGCGCGTCCGGCCTGTTCGTCGCCCGCGCCGCAAGCGGGCGGCTGCACGCGGCGGCGCTGGTGGAATCGCTATCGGGGGCACTGGGCGTCGCCCTGGTGCCGCGCGGCGATTCGCCCGCGGTCGTCGATGCGGTGGCGGCGGCCGGGTGTGCGTGGCTGCGCGAGCGCGGCGTGAAAGTGTGTCAGGCGTTCGTCGCGGAACGCGAGGAGGCGGAAGCGGCCGCGCTGGCGCGGCACGGCTTCCGGCCCGTGACCCAGTTGGCGTACTTGCGCCGTGCGGTCGGCCCCTCATTTGGGGCGCCGACCCCGCCCGTGCTGTGGCACCCCTGGCCCTCGGAACCAACGCGCGAACATACAGATTTGTTGCTCGCGACCCACGACGGCACCCTCGATTGCCCGGAGATGAACGACACCCGGACGCCGGAGGAGATCGTGGGGGGCTTCCGGCCCACCGACGTTGCAAACCGGTCCTGGTGGTCGGCCGCGGACGCGGGCGGCGCGGTCGGCGTGCTGCTGCTCGTGGGGGGACCGGATTGCGCGCTGGAGGTCTCGTACCTGGGCCTCGCTCCGGGCGCCCGCGGCCGCGGGCTCGCGGGCTCGCTGCTCCGGTTCGCCGACGATGTTGCCCGTCTGATGGGGCGCCGCGAGCTGAGCGTTTCGGTCGACGTCCGGAACGCCCCCGCGATGAAGCTCTACGCGCGGCACGGGTTCGTCGAGTACGACCGCCGCGGGGTGTGGCTGGCTCATTTCCTGGTGCCGGAATCGGTGACGGACTGA
- a CDS encoding WD40 repeat domain-containing protein — translation MSRAVPLVVFLFAGPAAAAADLPPGALVRLGDDRFRAGDGVYHLALSPDGTRYATARSAEGGTLALTVWDAATGRPVCEQRVSRELFRGFVWGPGGAFAVAARTAPAPKGQRGRIVPGDFCVWDFTAPDTAPPVLPPQGIIARISGSLPDGLPTPAPEYARFLLSADGRRVAAKWESGAGKFAVHVFELKPAATAATLTRAGTIDLGADAADAVRISADGKTVVTFRALADSERQGGAEFVATVWDVERGKPWGQPFRVRSTEQLPRLRGPDSSRNVISHKLVLAPDARSVYVPAEENKVWGFDEAPLVLPQNDTDPKRRRSVIRWPNDPNAEVRWCSDGGGSAFSGDGNVLVIAANRKTYVIDLVGGKELGRLEGHGSTPGAVAVSADGTRIATADRFGLVRLWDARTFRPLHDAPGHRAPVERAELSPDGERLLTWAPDETVRLWDVATGAELRAFSDAPARPTFIPDGTAILFSTKDRLIARDLLTKLEVPLPGGLAKAKPGSAIFAPDGKAVLVQADGDPSIAVYDWPGGKKRFELSGAGPARRAGFSPDGTVVFTDACSGERWDAKTGQKLSPAWPDTHRDDFTPVLALRPHPPLLHVARNEELRVIEAGSGEPAPHSRLTVATDDARSHAVWGIAVSPRGGQFATTHWRYENEVLLCEARTGRVRRTLTGHRGTVRILGFTPDGTKLLTAGGDHTVLVWDTRLNTVPLPDEIKQETSAAKLWNMLAADNARDAYLAMSRLAREPGAAVKVAKQRMHPAASGDHEDDTTNRTDARGIELLDALDTDAARALIRDLAGGHADAFRTQEAKRARERNAR, via the coding sequence ATGTCGCGTGCCGTGCCTCTGGTGGTGTTTCTGTTCGCCGGCCCGGCGGCGGCGGCGGCCGACCTGCCGCCGGGCGCGCTCGTGCGCCTGGGCGACGACCGCTTTCGCGCTGGCGACGGGGTTTATCACCTCGCGCTGTCCCCGGACGGGACGCGCTACGCGACCGCGCGTAGCGCCGAGGGGGGAACGCTCGCGCTGACGGTATGGGACGCAGCGACCGGACGGCCGGTGTGCGAGCAGCGCGTGAGCCGAGAGCTGTTCCGGGGCTTCGTGTGGGGGCCGGGCGGCGCCTTCGCGGTCGCCGCCCGCACCGCACCCGCGCCGAAGGGGCAGCGCGGAAGGATCGTGCCGGGCGATTTCTGCGTGTGGGACTTCACCGCCCCGGACACCGCGCCTCCGGTGCTGCCGCCACAAGGGATCATCGCGCGAATCAGCGGGTCGCTTCCCGACGGGTTGCCGACGCCCGCTCCCGAGTACGCCCGTTTCCTGTTGAGCGCGGATGGCCGGCGCGTCGCGGCGAAGTGGGAATCGGGGGCCGGCAAGTTCGCCGTTCACGTCTTCGAGCTGAAACCGGCCGCCACCGCCGCGACGCTCACCCGCGCCGGCACCATCGACCTCGGCGCGGACGCCGCGGACGCCGTCCGGATCTCCGCGGACGGCAAGACGGTGGTCACGTTTCGCGCGCTCGCCGATTCCGAGCGCCAGGGCGGGGCCGAGTTCGTCGCGACCGTCTGGGACGTGGAGCGGGGGAAGCCGTGGGGGCAACCGTTCCGGGTCCGGAGCACAGAACAGTTGCCGCGGCTCCGCGGCCCGGATTCGAGTCGCAACGTCATCTCTCACAAACTGGTCCTCGCGCCGGACGCCCGCTCGGTGTACGTCCCGGCGGAAGAGAATAAGGTTTGGGGCTTCGACGAAGCCCCGCTCGTTCTCCCGCAAAACGACACGGACCCGAAGCGGCGACGGAGCGTGATCCGGTGGCCGAACGACCCGAACGCGGAGGTGCGGTGGTGCTCCGACGGCGGCGGCTCCGCGTTCTCGGGGGACGGAAACGTGCTGGTAATCGCCGCCAACCGCAAAACGTATGTCATCGACCTGGTCGGGGGAAAGGAACTCGGCCGGCTGGAAGGCCACGGCTCGACGCCGGGCGCGGTCGCCGTGTCGGCCGACGGCACCCGGATCGCGACCGCCGACCGGTTCGGACTGGTCCGACTGTGGGACGCCAGGACGTTTCGCCCGCTCCACGACGCGCCGGGGCACCGCGCGCCGGTCGAACGCGCGGAACTCTCTCCCGACGGCGAGCGACTGCTGACGTGGGCACCGGACGAGACCGTGCGCCTGTGGGACGTGGCAACCGGGGCGGAACTGCGCGCGTTCAGCGACGCACCGGCCCGGCCCACTTTCATACCCGACGGCACCGCGATTCTGTTCAGTACGAAGGACCGGCTCATCGCGCGCGACCTGCTCACCAAACTGGAGGTTCCGCTGCCGGGCGGGTTAGCGAAGGCGAAGCCAGGAAGCGCGATTTTCGCGCCCGACGGCAAGGCCGTACTGGTACAGGCCGACGGCGATCCGTCGATCGCGGTCTACGACTGGCCGGGCGGGAAGAAGCGGTTCGAGTTGAGCGGAGCCGGCCCGGCGCGCCGGGCCGGCTTCTCGCCCGATGGCACCGTGGTGTTTACCGACGCGTGCTCGGGGGAGCGGTGGGACGCGAAGACCGGCCAGAAACTGTCGCCGGCGTGGCCGGACACGCACCGCGACGACTTCACCCCGGTGCTCGCGCTGCGCCCCCACCCGCCGCTGCTCCACGTCGCACGCAACGAGGAGCTTCGCGTGATCGAAGCCGGGAGCGGCGAGCCGGCCCCGCACTCCCGGCTGACGGTCGCGACCGACGACGCCCGATCTCATGCCGTCTGGGGCATCGCCGTTTCACCTCGCGGCGGGCAGTTCGCGACCACGCACTGGCGCTACGAAAACGAGGTTCTGTTGTGCGAGGCCCGGACCGGACGCGTCCGCCGCACGCTCACCGGGCACCGCGGAACGGTTCGCATTCTCGGCTTCACGCCCGACGGGACGAAGCTCCTCACTGCTGGCGGCGATCACACCGTTCTCGTGTGGGACACGCGGCTCAACACCGTGCCGCTACCGGACGAGATCAAGCAAGAAACCAGCGCCGCGAAACTGTGGAACATGCTCGCCGCCGACAACGCCCGGGACGCGTACCTCGCCATGTCGCGCCTGGCCCGCGAGCCGGGCGCCGCCGTCAAGGTGGCGAAACAGCGCATGCACCCGGCCGCGAGCGGCGACCACGAGGACGACACGACCAACCGCACCGACGCACGCGGCATCGAACTGCTCGACGCGCTCGACACCGACGCCGCGCGTGCGCTGATCCGGGACCTGGCCGGCGGGCACGCGGACGCGTTCCGCACCCAGGAGGCGAAGCGGGCACGGGAACGTAACGCACGGTAA
- a CDS encoding sterol desaturase family protein, which translates to MDITALLLGTGLSLLFLVAVFRPLELAFPAKPGQRFFRPAWALDLSFLLGQYLLWNGLVFWCLWHSRDALGALVPPEFRSAVAAQPFWLRIVEVVLLSDFCVYWGHRLQHRSSFLWRFHSVHHTAEHLDWLAAHREHPLDTVYTLTLINLPAFVLGFPLETLAGFIAFRGIWAIYIHSNVRLPLGPLRSILGAPELHHWHHSRDRDAGNYGNVCPLMDRIFGTHVCPDHEPESFGINQPSPTTWIGHMVQPLLPRRRKSGGEGAAGAKGEGELECVGEVSHTGGTDDPTDNRGRADACEVGQR; encoded by the coding sequence ATGGACATCACCGCGCTTCTGCTCGGCACCGGCCTCAGCCTGCTGTTCCTCGTGGCCGTGTTCCGGCCGCTCGAGCTCGCGTTTCCGGCCAAGCCCGGTCAGCGGTTCTTTCGTCCGGCCTGGGCGCTCGATCTCTCGTTCCTGCTCGGCCAGTACCTGCTCTGGAACGGCCTCGTCTTCTGGTGCCTGTGGCACAGCCGCGACGCGCTGGGCGCCCTCGTGCCCCCCGAGTTCCGCAGCGCGGTCGCCGCGCAACCGTTCTGGCTCCGGATCGTCGAGGTCGTGCTGCTGAGCGACTTCTGCGTCTACTGGGGCCACCGGCTCCAGCACCGGTCAAGCTTCCTCTGGCGGTTCCACTCGGTTCACCACACCGCCGAACACCTCGACTGGCTCGCCGCGCACCGCGAGCACCCGCTCGACACCGTGTACACGCTCACGCTCATCAACCTGCCCGCGTTCGTGCTCGGGTTCCCGCTGGAGACGCTCGCGGGGTTCATCGCGTTCCGGGGCATCTGGGCCATCTACATTCACTCGAACGTGCGGCTCCCGCTCGGCCCATTGCGCTCCATCCTCGGCGCGCCGGAACTGCACCACTGGCACCACTCCCGCGACCGCGACGCCGGCAACTACGGCAACGTGTGCCCGCTCATGGACCGGATCTTCGGCACCCACGTGTGCCCCGACCACGAACCGGAGAGCTTCGGCATCAACCAGCCGAGCCCGACGACCTGGATCGGCCACATGGTGCAGCCGCTGTTACCGCGCCGCCGGAAGAGCGGGGGTGAAGGCGCCGCTGGAGCGAAAGGAGAAGGGGAGTTAGAATGTGTGGGTGAAGTGAGTCACACCGGGGGCACCGATGACCCGACTGATAATCGTGGACGAGCAGATGCGTGCGAAGTTGGGCAAAGATGA
- a CDS encoding DnaA/Hda family protein: protein MSSRLATRVAPHPSALGALGALPVLGGEPPAGSPRTPLPASGGKPPAGSPLSVASRRPTAEALADAVAARVGAGRFNLWFQGHARFVPLGTAVVVASRNPHTQEWLEHTFGAAVKEAVAEVCGAGVPVQWEVDAEALDGVEETRNVERGTRSEDKTGKELPVPRSAPRTSPSADAAPRAAPPQVDLFGDPVVPPKPKLKRPNPDEVALARPLATQRTGRRWKALADFVAGPCNRVAHASALSVVEEPGQGANPLVIHGPVGTGKTHLLEGIYLGLKKQGDQRPCYVTAEEFTTRFVQASRLGKMSAFRRQFRECSTLLLDDLHFLATRKATQEEFLHTFDALVADGRQVVVTTDCHPRLADELMPELVDRLLGGAVWGLLPPDPETRLEILRKKSCGAAPAIPDAVLKSLAASLRGNVRELEGAVNSVRHYAKVTGRPADMQTAREALGDLLRHAVRVVSVADVDAAVCATLRLAAGTLQSKARSWAVSHPRMIAIYLCRKHTAATYGEISKHFGAKTHSTAVAAEKKVRAWADKSASVAIGDRDWPVKELLDRVERELQR, encoded by the coding sequence GTGTCATCCCGACTCGCCACACGCGTTGCTCCTCACCCGTCCGCACTCGGGGCGCTGGGAGCGCTTCCGGTTCTGGGTGGGGAACCGCCCGCAGGTTCCCCCCGCACCCCCCTCCCGGCCTCGGGGGGGAAGCCCCCCGCAGGCTCCCCCCTCTCGGTTGCGTCGCGCCGGCCGACCGCTGAGGCCCTCGCCGACGCGGTAGCGGCCCGCGTCGGCGCCGGGCGCTTCAACCTGTGGTTCCAGGGCCACGCCCGGTTCGTGCCGCTCGGCACGGCGGTGGTCGTCGCGTCGCGCAACCCGCACACGCAAGAGTGGCTCGAGCACACGTTCGGCGCGGCGGTGAAGGAGGCGGTGGCCGAAGTGTGCGGGGCGGGCGTGCCGGTGCAGTGGGAAGTGGACGCGGAAGCGCTGGACGGCGTCGAAGAAACTCGGAACGTGGAACGCGGAACGCGGAGTGAAGACAAGACAGGCAAGGAATTGCCTGTACCGCGTTCCGCGCCCCGCACGTCGCCCTCCGCAGACGCGGCGCCGCGCGCCGCGCCGCCTCAGGTGGATTTGTTCGGCGACCCGGTTGTTCCGCCGAAGCCGAAATTGAAGCGCCCGAACCCGGACGAGGTGGCACTCGCCCGGCCGCTCGCGACGCAGCGCACCGGCCGGCGGTGGAAGGCGCTCGCGGACTTTGTTGCGGGGCCGTGCAACCGCGTGGCGCACGCGTCGGCGCTGAGTGTGGTCGAGGAGCCCGGTCAGGGCGCGAACCCGCTCGTGATCCACGGCCCCGTTGGGACCGGGAAAACGCACCTGCTCGAAGGCATCTACCTGGGGCTGAAGAAGCAGGGCGACCAGCGGCCGTGCTACGTCACCGCGGAGGAGTTCACGACGCGGTTCGTGCAGGCGTCCCGCCTGGGCAAAATGTCCGCGTTCCGGCGGCAGTTCCGCGAGTGCTCCACCCTGCTCCTCGACGACCTGCACTTCCTCGCCACCCGCAAGGCCACGCAGGAGGAGTTCCTGCACACGTTCGACGCCCTGGTGGCCGACGGCCGGCAGGTGGTCGTGACGACGGACTGCCACCCGCGGCTGGCGGACGAGCTGATGCCGGAACTGGTGGACCGGTTGCTCGGCGGCGCGGTGTGGGGCCTGCTCCCGCCGGACCCCGAAACGCGGCTCGAGATCCTGCGCAAGAAGTCGTGCGGGGCGGCGCCGGCGATCCCCGACGCCGTGCTGAAGTCGCTGGCGGCGAGCCTGCGCGGGAACGTACGGGAACTCGAAGGGGCCGTGAACAGCGTCCGCCACTACGCGAAGGTGACGGGCCGCCCGGCCGACATGCAGACCGCCCGCGAGGCGCTCGGGGACCTGTTGCGGCACGCGGTCCGGGTGGTCTCGGTGGCCGACGTGGACGCGGCCGTGTGTGCGACGCTACGGCTGGCGGCGGGCACGCTGCAATCGAAGGCGCGGTCGTGGGCGGTGAGCCACCCGCGGATGATCGCCATCTACTTGTGTCGCAAGCACACGGCCGCGACCTACGGCGAGATCAGCAAGCACTTCGGCGCGAAGACGCACAGCACGGCGGTAGCGGCCGAGAAGAAGGTGCGGGCGTGGGCGGACAAGAGCGCGAGCGTGGCGATCGGCGACCGCGACTGGCCGGTGAAGGAGCTGCTCGACCGCGTCGAGCGCGAGTTGCAGCGGTGA